A single region of the Anoplolepis gracilipes chromosome 1, ASM4749672v1, whole genome shotgun sequence genome encodes:
- the LOC140670003 gene encoding trypsin-4-like: MTVAMLIILCLTLIGSASCLESRIIGGTSTTIDKHPYQVSVHYNGKLVCGGSIISKQWILTAAHCVYGGKVSLFKIRVASSYHDKGGTLIADISLIIPHEWYDEDTYDYDVALIKLVTPLSLGPNAKIVVLATPSINIKSGSTAIVSGWGKTSTNGNSAKVLQTLKVPTIDQEVCRQIYVRNRIVTTNMLCAGYTTGGKDTCQGDSGGPLVYNSVQIGIVSWGAQCASAGYPGVYTRISTIRSWITKRANV, encoded by the exons ATGACTGTAGCCATGCTGATTATACTCTGCTTAACTTTAATAGGTTCCGCCTCGTGTTTAGAATCTAGAATAATCGGAGGCACATCTACGACTATCGATAAGCATCCATATCAG gTTTCTGTTCATTATAATGGTAAACTTGTATGCGGAGGTTCAATAATTAGTAAACAATGGATTTTAACAGCAGCGCACTGCGTTTATGG TGGAAAAGTATCGCTCTTTAAAATCCGAGTAGCTAGCAGTTATCACGATAAAGGAGGTACTCTGATCGcagatatttctttaatcatTCCCCATGAATGGTATGATGAGGATACTTATGATTACGATGTCGCTTTGATTAAA TTGGTTACTCCTTTATCCTTGGGTCCAAACGCAAAAATTGTTGTTTTGGCAACGCCCtcaattaacattaaaagtGGCAGTACGGCAATTGTTTCGGGATGGGGAAAAACATCA ACGAATGGTAACAGTGCCAAAGTACTGCAAACCTTGAAGGTTCCGACTATTGATCAAGAAGTCTGCCGACAGATATACGTTCGTAATCGAATAGTTACAACCAACATGCTGTGCGCCGGTTACACTACCGGTGGAAAAGATACTTGTCAA GGAGATTCTGGTGGTCCGCTCGTGTATAACAGTGTCCAAATTGGGATCGTGTCCTGGGGCGCTCAATGTGCGAGTGCAGGATATCCTGGGGTGTACACGCGAATATCTACCATACGGAGTTGGATAACTAAGCGAGCGAACGTGTAg